One Oncorhynchus kisutch isolate 150728-3 linkage group LG30, Okis_V2, whole genome shotgun sequence genomic window, ggcacgttgtgttagcctttaaaatgataaacttggaatagctaattgaccataaaaaaaacatttagcaattatgttggcacagctggaaactgttgtactgattttAAAGAAGtaattaaactggccttctttagactagttgagtatctggagcatcagcatttgtgggttcgattacaggctcaaaacatCCAGAAAccaagaactttcttctgaaacttgtcagtctattcttgttctgagaaatgaaggctgtttcatgcgagaaattgccaagaaactgaaatccagaacaacgctgtgtactactctcttcacagaacagcgcaaactggctctaaccagaatagaaagaggagtgggaagccacggtgcacaactgagcaagaggtacattagtgtctagtttgagaaacagatgcctcacaagccctcaactggcagcttcattaaatagtacccgcaaaacaccagtctcaacatcaacagtgaagaggtgactccaggatgctggccttctacgcagagttcctctgtccagtctcaacatcaacagtgaagaggcgactccaggatgctggccttttaggcagagttcctctgtccagtctcaacatcaacagtgaagaggcgactccgggatgctggccttctacgcagagttcctctgtccagtctcaacatcaacagtgaagaggcgactccgggatgctggccagcATCATGAAAGTAAAGATTTATGAATGAATTTAACAAGAAGCTACCTCTTTCTTCAGCCTTGCACACAAACACTGCCTAATAATCATATTACGTAGGCTAAGTTATATGGACGCCTACAGCATTTCATAGGTGTTACTAGAATCATCCGTTTGATCACGTGTATTGAATCGAGCATCAAAGACCAGCAGTAAACCGTTTACATTTTttcttcaacaaaaaaaaaagctttctccgaggggggggggggggggattcgaACCCAACGTTTAAGTTCACTACTGTTTGTGAGGCATCCTCTTTAGCAGTGTGTTACACCCAGAAGCAATGAAGACACTCATACCCTACAGGACTGCTATTTGACAAACGCATAAGGCTCTTTTttttaactttttattttttattttcatgatCTACAATCAACTTGCAAGTTGAAAGGACTTCGTTTATATTTTCCCCATGAAAGCACATGGATGTgcgtattacattttttttttggggggggggggtttgtcatTTGCCGAAAAAGTTAATATATTATCTACCGTTGGTACTAGCTTTAGCATTAGCTTTAGCCTAGGTAAGGATGTATCAGTGCAATATTggcacacattttgttacagaccAACGTAAACCTTGAATTTTGTAGGTTTAAAAATATCCCTCTTTTTGGCCAGGGTTGACTTAATTTTAAGAAATGCCATTGGTTGGTGGATGTAAAGTCTAAGGTCTTTCATAGGCTGAAGTTGTGCCAGGACAGAATCAGAACCACCTGGTGAGGTTAACATGGCACACATTAGCCCTATGCTATCTAATGGGACCAGCTACAATTTAGCGTTCTGTCACTTGCAAgtaaatcaatgtttttttctttttttttaccgtGATGCTGGATGCTCATATCATCGGTTTCAAAAGCGATAACCAGTGGCGCCCTGGGGTGGGGGATCAGTGGCGCCCTGGGGTGGGGGATCAGTGGCGCCCTGGGGTGGGGAACCAGTGGCGCCCTGGGGTGGGGAACCAGTGGCGCCCTGGGGTGGGGAACCAGTGGCGCCCTGGGGTGGGGGATCAGTGGCGCCCTGGGGTGGGGGATCAGTGGCGCCCTGGGGTGGGGGATCAGTGGCGCCCTGGGGTGGGGGATCAGTGGCGCCCTGGGGTGGGGGATCAGTGGCGCCCTGGGGTGGGGACTATTGGCGCCCTGGGGTGGGGACTATTGGCGCCCTGGGGTGGGGACCATTGGCGCCCTGGGTGGGGGGACCAGTGGCGCCccgggggggggggatcagtggCGCCCTGGGTGGGGAACCAGTGgcgccctgggggggggggggagaagagacaaTCGTTTCACCTTTTGTGGATCTCAGCTTCTTCTATTCCGACATCATTGTATACAGTGGATAGCACAGTACAGTGTCTACTGTGTGTTGTTGCTGACTGTGTCTATTTAAGACTAGTGCAGAGATCAGCAGTATAGGGTTGGAGCCATGCTGTGATGAAGCTGGATAGGTCATAAAGAGATAGTTTTTCTCCCCCGCTGTTCCTGAAAGGTGACTCACcgtcgggtgtgtgtgtgtgtggtgtgtgtgtgttatgggaaGTGAATGTTCAGGAATGTTGTTGACTCCCACATTCCTCAGACTGTATTCGTGTACCAGAGTGATTGATGGGtctcagaggagagagggagagaacaggggaggagggatggaagagcACACAGGGCGAACGGCAGAGAGAAGCCTCTTACTGGCGCAGAGTCCACTATGGACGAAGCTCGCCCACCACTCAGTTTCATTTGCGGAGGCTTTCCATACACACAAGTGGTGGGCAGAGCGGGTTTTGTATAGCTCAGTGGGTTTGTCTGGGTTGTAGTCATTAAGGAAACCGTTTACCATTTTAAGAactaaacggaagcaaacagacaCACTAGTTTcttttggacaaattcaggtggTTCCCTCtctgttccgtttgcttccgtttttTAAAGAAATGCTTTGTTTCAGAATCGGCCTAATGAGTACGCCCCAGGGCATGTTCagtacaacaaaaaaaaaacgttttggaAAGCTGCAGATAGAACTGACATGATTCCTTGAGTCAGAGGTTTGTTCTACATATCTATCTGAACATTTGCCAACGTTGTGTCCTGCTGAACGCAGCCCTGGAACAGGCTTGTCCCTATGTGAAGCCAAAATAACAAATAGTTCATTTAATTTGTATAGAGCCTCTCACACCCAAGGcacacatttttaaaaaaatgATGAAGATGATCTAGAACTGAGATGACAATCAAAGCTATATACGGGTGTCATCAGATCCGGAGGAGAACTGGATTAGCCGAGGTCCTTGAGAGCTTTTCTAAAGACCATGTTCTTGAGCCTTAGAGGACAGAGACCCTGCGGCCCTGATAACttaacaaaaatagaaatgcagTAATTTCAATCAATTTACTGTTAGTTTATataaggaagtcagtcaattgaaatacattcattaggccctgatctgcagttgaggccagttggatgtactgccaaattctctaaaatgatgttggaggcggcttatggtagagaaatcaacATTAAGTTATcggttctggtggacattcctgcattcagTCAGCACGCCAAATGCAcattccctcaacttgagacatcctGTGgcatgtgacaaaactgcacattttagagtggcctttttattgtccccagcacaaggtgcatttctgtaatgatcatgctgtttagtcggcttccttgatatgccacagctgtcaggAGGATGGGTTGTCTTGGTAaagggagaaatgctcactaacagtggCGGAAATatttgtacagtgcattcagaaagtattcagaccccttgacttaaacCACGTTtcgttacggccttattcttaaatggatttaattgttttttaacccctcatcaatctacacactcccccataatgacatcacaataccccataatgacatcacaataccccataatgacatcacaataccccataatgacatcacaataccccataatgacatcacaataccccataatgacatcacaataccccataatgacatcacaataccccataatgacatcacaataccccataatgacatcacaataccccataatgacatcacaatacaccataaagATGAAGcgaaaacataaaaaaaaaaaaaaaattgtgcaaatgtattaaaaattgaaaaacgtaccttatttacataaatattcagacccttttctatgagacttgaaattgcgctcaggtgcatcctgtttccattgatcaaccttgagatgttactacaacttgattggaatccacctgtggtaaaatcaattgattggacatgatttggaaaggcaacacacctgtctatataaggtcccacagttgacaggtgcgtatcagagtaaaaaccaagccatgcggtcaaaggaattgtgcttcaacaaagtactgagtaaagggtctgagtttatgtaaatgtatttcatATATATTATTCTTTTTGTAAATTGCTGTGGGGTAATCACTACACTGTAGTGCTACGGGAGTAGGGATTGGTACACCAGCTAGATACTAACCTCCGCGTAATGTTAACAGAACTACGGTTAAAGAAGTGCTCGGCAGGCAGGGGTGAAGGACACTGTACTGCTGTAGGACACTGTACTGCTGTAGGACACTGTACTGCTGTAGGACACTGTACTGCTGTAGGACACTGTACTGCTGTAGGACACTGTACTGCTAGCAGCCGCCTCTGGTGTCgtcgttcccccccccccccagcggtTGGCATCGCTGGTGCGTCACCCCCACCTACTGTGCCCGGGAGATGGTGTCATCATTGTTTTATAGGTCACGTTCCCCTGCTCTggtgttgcatgcatcaaccaatgggtgCATGCCACGTCGTTGACTGTGCTGTGGGGCACCAGATAGCAAAAACATATGCGGTTAGCTGATTagttaaaatacctatccagtCGTTGTAAGATCTGGCAATGCCTGCGCAGAAGAACGTGCCCataatcgctctctctctctgcccctcttctAGATGATGAGACAGACAGTCCCACTCTGTCGGATGCTAAGTGGAGTCAGATCCTGGCCCCTCCGACCCacttcctgtctctgaaccctGCTCTGGCTTTGACCCCTGACCCCAGGGACGGGGACAGTCCCCTCCCCTTCAAGACCCTTCCAACCCTCGACCCGTCCTCTAACGACTTCCAGGGGCCTGACTCCAAACGCCACCCCGCTGCCAAGCCTCCttcctggggagaggagaggccaggCCGCACTGCGGACGTCCACAGCCCTCCGCTCCCCCAACCCAACATCGGCAAGCTGGTGGGGGGTGAGGAGGGCTTGTCTCCCCCTGTGCTGGCTTCCTCTAGCCCCCCtccttaccaccaccaccacctggccCTGGAGAACGGCTTCACCTCTATCAGCTCCTCTTGTCCTGCTCTCAACGGGCTCAGTGAGGAACCCTGCAAGGGGAACCAAACAAGGGTGACCCCTTCAAACCACCAGCCGCCTGCCCCCTCTGACCCACgtcctgatgtccctctggagggtagggagggggagaggagtggtGGAAGCTCTCACATTAGTCATTCACACTTTACCTATGAGGAGAGCCTGGGAGGGGACAGACAggtggcagacagacaggtggcagacagacaggtggcaGTAGATGAGTCTAACCCCTgtctggagacagagagcacttGGGTTGCGTCACCCAtacaggagagggacagagaggaggctgacaTGGCTGGGGGACAGTCACAGGACACTGGGGGGAgaggacagaatggaggatggagagggggaagacCGGGAGAAGACTCTGGGGGGAACGTACAGAATGGAGGGGTGATGGAAGAACTgagaggggggagaaaagagTGTAGGAAGTCTTCTCAGAAGGAGAAGAGGTTGAACGGAGAGCTGGACAAGAGTGGGGGTCAGAATGGAGAAGTGGCTCTCACCAACGGCCTGGCTACTGCaggggaagaagaagagagagggtctCTCACACCTCCCCCCTCCAAGGAGGACTCTGTAacagaggagaaggagatggaggagagcaaGCAAGAGCacgaaggaggaggagaaagaggtggTAGCTCTTTACCCAAGAAACTGAACAACAGTTGTTTGCAGCCGGTGAGCTTGCCGTTCGGCGGTGCACGTCCTAAACAGCCGGTCAGTCTCAAACTCCAGATCCCCCGGCCCCTATACGAACAGGTCCAGAACCAGCTAGCGCCTTCTGCTAACACCGCCGGCAGCGTTACTGGTGGCGGAAAGAACAAGAACCTTGAGAACCGTGGCGGTGCCGGAACCATGGATACGTCAACTGTACTTGCCTCGGGCGAccctggtggtggtggcggtgttgTGAAGGGGGAGGTGCTAACCGGGGAGTCTCCGTCATCATCGTCGGGCCTGGTGGAGGTGTCAGAGAGCAGCCCGGATAATGACTTCCAGGCAGGGCAGCATCACCAGGGGGCTCTGCCCAGGAAACAGCTCTCCTCCCTGGGGGATGTAGCCCCCGTGTGGGTCCCTGACTCCCAGGCTCCAGTCTGTATGAAGTGCGAGGTCCGCTTCACCTTCACAAAGAGGAGGCATCACTGCAGGGCCTGTGGAAAGGTGGGTGGAGTCTATACAGCAGGCCttttcaaccctgttcctggagagaaaccctcctgtatgttttaactccaaccctgttcctggagagaccctcctgtaggttttaactccaaccccgttcctggagagagaccctcctgtaggttttaactccaaccctgttcctagagagagaccctcctgtaggttttaactccaaccccagtgttaattcacctgcttcagtttatcaaccagttTCTAGTTAGAATCTGGTGAGCTAGATTAGGGAGTGTGTAGGCGTGTCTCAGCACAGGCCGTTAGCCCAAtataatggtctctctctccaggtgtaatgtaatggtgtgtttgtgtgtctgccgGTGTAATgtaatatttgtgtgtgtgtgtctctctctccaggtgttcTGTGCTGCCTGCTGCAGCCTGAGGAGCAGACTGATTTACATGGACAGGAAGGAGGCCAGAGTCTGTATCACCTGTCACTCTGCCCTACTGAGTGGTGAGTCACTAATACtactggtctaggatcagcttactaCATCCCCTTTAGAATTGTATCCATTAGGATTTAAACACAatactggtcctagatcagcatcTACTAGTACATCTTCCTTGGGTTCGGACGGGGTTGGGTGTTTTACGTTTCCAGATCCTATATCGATCTTGATCAAGTATCCTATTTCAACCTGGTCCCCGAGAGCTCCCTAGATCAACCCGGTCCCCGAGAGCTCCCTAGATCAACCCGGTCCCCGAGAGCTCCCTAGATCAACCCGGTCCCCGAGAGCTCCCTAGATCAACCCGGTCCCCGAGAGCTCCCTAGATCAACCCGGTCCCCGAGAGCTCCCTAGATCAACCCGGTCCCCGAGAGCTCCCTAGATCAACCCGGTCCCCGAGAGCTCCCTTGAGCAACCCGGTCCCCGAGAGCTCCCTTGAGCAACCCGGTCCCCGAGAGCTCCCTAGAGCAACCCGGTCCCCGAGAGCTCCCTAGAGCAACCCGGTCCCCGAGAGCTCCCTAGAGCAACCCGGTCCCCGAGAGCTCCCTAGAGCAACCCGGTCCCCGAGAGCTCCCTTGACCAatcctatatactgtatctctatacatacttttggtcatgtagtgtatgtggatacctgctcgtcgaacatctcattccataatCATCTGCATtatatggagttgttcccccctttgctgctataacagcatccactcttctgggaagtctttccactagatgttggaacattgctgcagggacttgcttccattcatccacaagaacattagtgtggttgggcactgatgttaggcctggcttgcagtcgttgttccaattcatcccaaaggtgttcgatggggttgaggtcaggactctgtgcaggctagtcaagttcatccacaccgatatcaacaaaccatttctgtatggacctcactttgtacacggcggcattgtcatgctgaaacaggaaagggccttccacaaaattggaagcacagaatcgtctagaatatcattgtatactgtagcgttaagattcctCACAGCCAGACCATTAtttatcctccaccaaactttacagttggcactatgtgtTGGGGCAAGTaaagttctcctggcatctgcgaAACCAAGattagtctgtcggactgccagatggtgaagcgtgattcatcactccagagaacgtatttccactgctccagagtccaatggcagcgagctttacatcactccagctgacacttTGCCTTGcgcgtggtgatcttaggcttgtgtggctgctcggccatagaaacccatttaatgaagctcccgataaacagttattgtgctgacgttgcttccagaggcgtTTTGGAACTCCGTAGTAattgttgcaactgaggacataTTTTTACGttctacgcgcttcagcactcggcggtcccgttctgagcttgtgtggcctaccacttcacggccgAGCCGATGTTGCtccaagacgtttccacttcacaataacatcacttacagttgaccggggggcagctctagcagggcagaaatttgactgacttgttgaaaaggtggcaaaGGTGGTATTCTattacggtgccacgttgaaagtcattgagctctttggtaaggccgttctactgccagtgtttgtctatggagattgcatggctgtgtgcttggtttttatatacctgtcagcaacgggtctgGCTGAAATGGCCGAAACCACtctttgaaggggtgtccacatacttttttgtGTGtctaaaaacccaaacagcaagcaatgcaggtgtagaagcacggtggctagggaaaaactccctagaaaggccagaaccaaggaagaaacctaggtaggaaccaggctatgaggggtggccagtcctcttctggctgtgccgggtggagattataacagaacatggcaaagatattcaaatgttcatagatgaccagcagcgTCAAATAATTAtagtcacagtggttgtcgagagTGCAACAGGaaagcacctcaggagtaaatgtcagttggcttttcatagccgatcattaagagtatctctaccgctcctgctgtctctagagagttgaaaaccgCAGGTCTGAGACAGGTAACACGTccgatgaacaggtcagggttccatagccgcaggaagaacagttgaaactggagcagcagcacggccaggtggactggggacagcaaggagtcatcatgtcaaggtagtcctgaggcatggtcctagggctcaggtcctctgagacagagagagaattagagggagcatacttaaattcacacaggacaccggataagacaggagaaatactccagatataagactgaccccagccccccgacacacaaactattgcagcataaatactgagcataaatactggaggctgagacaggggtgTTCGGGAGACACTGgggccctgtccgacgatacccccggacagggccaaacaggaaggatatcaccccacccactttgccaaagcacagccacccgacaccactagagggatatcttcaacctaccaccctgagacaaggccgagtatattccacgaagatctcccccacggcatgaGCCCGAGGGGGGTGCCAACCTGGataggaagatcatgtcagtgactcaacccactcaagtgactcacccctcctagggacgccagggaagagcaccagtaagccagtgactcagcccctgtaatggggttagaggcagagaatcccagtggaaagaggggaaccggccaggcagagacagcaagggcggttcgttgctccagagcctttccgttcaccttcccactcctgggccagactacactcaatcatatgacccactgaagagatgagtcttcggtaaagacttaaaggttgagaccgagtttgcgtctctgacatgggtaggcagaccgttccataaaaatggagctctataggagaaagccctgcctccagctgtttgcttagaaattctagggacaattaggagacctgcgtcttgtgaccgtagcgtacgtgtaggtatgtacggcaggaccaaatcagagagataggtaggagcaagcccatgtaatgctttgtaggttagcagtaaaaccttgaaatcagcccttgctttgacaggaagccagtgtagagaggctaacactggagtaatatgataaatttttttggttctaatcaggattctagcagccgtatttagcactaactgaagtttatttagtgctttatccgggtagccggaaagtagagcattgcgcagttgtctaatctagaagtgacaaaagcaaaaaccagtcaaaagtttggacacacctactcattcaagggtttttctttctttttttactattttctacgttgtagaataatagtgaagacatcaaaactatgaaatgacacatatggaatcatatagtaaccaaaaccgtgttaaacaaatccaaatacagtggggcaaaaagtactgtcagccaccaattgtgcaagttctcccacttaaaaagatgagaggcctgtaatgttcatcataggtacacttcaactatgacagacaaaatgagaaaaaaaaaatccagaaaatcacattgtaggatttttaatgaatttatttgcaaatcatggtggaaaataagtattgtcaccgacaaacaagcaagatttgaGGTGCAGTTCCCTCTAATGAATTAATCCAGGAGAGAGACAGTTTCCTCATAGATGGTTTTTTGagacttgaagaaacgttcaaagttcttaattttccggattgattgaaaaaaaaaatcctctccaattggtagttacagtacggcctcgggagaggcaaaggtcgcgagccgtgcgtcctccgaaacacaacacatCCAAACCAAAACATCCAAACattttgacacaatgcccacttaacccggaagctagcCGCATCAATGTGTCGGTGGAAACGCTGTGCATTGcgtccggcccaccacaggagttccttgtgcgtgatgggacaaggacatccctgcctgccaaaccctcccctaacccggacaacgctgggccaattgtgagccaccCCATGGGTCTTCCGGTCGGCTGTAACGGAGCCTGGACTCGAATCCAGattctctagtggcacagctagcactgtgacagtgctttagaccgctacACCACTCAGGAGGTCCTCTGACCTTTGACTTAAGGTTCTGtcatttctttttgcttatttgagctgttcttgccataatatggacttggccctatttggttaaagaccgTCTTCTGTATAGCACCcaatcttgtcacaacacaactgattaactCACACGTATTAAGAAGGGAATAAAATCCACAaatgaacaaggcacacctgttaattgaaatacattccagttgatgacctcatgaagctggttgagagaatgctaagagtgtgcaaagctgtcaatgcaaaggatggctactttgaagaatcttaaatatatttggatttatttaacactttctttggttactgtatgattccatatgtgttatttcatagttttgtgtCTCTCAGTCCTTCTCCCTTTATcttgttcctctgtctctctctgccctcagCTCATTCGAGAGAGGGTATGTGTGACATGTCTAACCAGAGTCCTAACTCCAACAACCCAGCAGAGTACTGCAGTACCATCCCACCTCTGCAGCAGATCCAATCCTCAGGGACGCTGAGCTCCCTTCCCCCCACTGTCATGGTCCCTGTGGGAGTTCCTAAAACACCCGGCTCAGAGGGTAACCATCCCCCATACACCCACCTGTGTTATAACTTTTTCATCTCACCGTCGCTAGTTTTTACTCTGGTTTCTTCCTCTGTTTGAAGTATTTACCAACAGTGTCCTGTCTGTGCGTCATAGGGTCTCTCACGCGGGAGCAGAGGAGGGTGTGTTTTGCAGACGGGATCCTACCCAATGGGGAAGCAGCGGAATCCCCCAAGCCCCCTGCTACCAGCCCCGCTCCCTCACGTCCATTGGCCATCTCGCAGTGTTCCAACAAATCCTCCACTGCTGATTCGTCAGAGGTATGGTACAGGTCAAAAAGTCTTTATTTTACAGTTTGTTGAAGAGGAACATTTGCAAAAGTTGAGTATTTCCAGTTTAAAATTTATGTTCTGAGGTGacctgggttaggattaggagggAACCCACAGCAGGGCAAATTGTCACTGCATTGACCTTAGCCAAGAGAGATGTTTGTAACCCTGTGCTAAAATAGTCTGGCTGACACCAGCTGTCAAAGTCTtccgaaacacaacacaacacaacacaacacaaccaacacaaccaaGCCGCACAGCCCTTTTAGCATAAATTAGTTCAGGACTAAaatgtggcttaacaaatcacatggAGAAACgtctttaaaataaataaatctgtaaataattaaaaaaattacatgTAAGTTTCTAAATGTTTTCGTCACTTACACAAGTTAATAGGGGTTGACCTGATTTCTGAGATTAGCCTCTGTCCCTTATACAGACAATATATCTgttaggtccctcagtcaagtattacaaatcaagcacagattcaactacaaagaccacgGTGCTTTTCAAAAGCCTGAACGTTTCATATTTTTGTCAGTGTATATGAAAGTCCTACCAAACAGTCTGATGCGCGTCAGAAGTTTGCAAGCCCCGAcacaatcatggactacaaagggaaacccagccgcgagctgcccagtgacgcaaacctaccagacgagctaaatgccttctatgctcgcttcaaggcaaacaACTTTGAACGGGTcatcattcacaaggccgcagggccagacggattaccaggatgcgtaCTCGGAGCATGCGCTgcccaactggcaagtgtcttcactgacattttaaacctctctctctctctctgtaataccTACGTTTCAATCAGAGCaccgtagtccctgtgcccaagaacgccaaggtaacctgcctaaacgactACCCCTCCCCACGTAGCACTGTAGCCATGAAaatgctttgaaagtctggtcatgcctcacatcaacaccaccatcccaGGAACCACGGactcactccaattcacataccgccccaacagatccacagacgacgcaatcttcacactgccctttcccacctggacaaaaggaacatctatgtgagaatgctgttcattgactacagctcagcgttcagcaTCATAGTGCCCAcgaaactcatcactaagctgaggactctgggactaaacacctccctctgcaactggatcctggacttgctgacaggatgcccccaggtggtaaaggtaggcaacaactCATCCgaccactctgatcctcaacacggggggcccctcaggggtgcgtgattagtcccctcctgtactccctgtgcacccatgactgagtggccaaacacgactccaacaacaagtttgctgacgacacgacatTGGCAGGCTTGACCACCGACGACAATgacacagcctacagggaggtggtcagtgtgaactggcagtgtggtaccaggacaacaacctgtccctcaacgtgagcaagacaaaggagctgatcagggactacaggaaaaggagggccaaactcgctcccattcacatcgatggggctgctgTCCACATCagtaaggacctatcatggtccccccccaacac contains:
- the LOC109883576 gene encoding zinc finger FYVE domain-containing protein 9 isoform X1; this translates as MENYFQTEAFNLDKVLDDFEQNQDDETDSPTLSDAKWSQILAPPTHFLSLNPALALTPDPRDGDSPLPFKTLPTLDPSSNDFQGPDSKRHPAAKPPSWGEERPGRTADVHSPPLPQPNIGKLVGGEEGLSPPVLASSSPPPYHHHHLALENGFTSISSSCPALNGLSEEPCKGNQTRVTPSNHQPPAPSDPRPDVPLEGREGERSGGSSHISHSHFTYEESLGGDRQVADRQVADRQVAVDESNPCLETESTWVASPIQERDREEADMAGGQSQDTGGRGQNGGWRGGRPGEDSGGNVQNGGVMEELRGGRKECRKSSQKEKRLNGELDKSGGQNGEVALTNGLATAGEEEERGSLTPPPSKEDSVTEEKEMEESKQEHEGGGERGGSSLPKKLNNSCLQPVSLPFGGARPKQPVSLKLQIPRPLYEQVQNQLAPSANTAGSVTGGGKNKNLENRGGAGTMDTSTVLASGDPGGGGGVVKGEVLTGESPSSSSGLVEVSESSPDNDFQAGQHHQGALPRKQLSSLGDVAPVWVPDSQAPVCMKCEVRFTFTKRRHHCRACGKVFCAACCSLRSRLIYMDRKEARVCITCHSALLSAHSREGMCDMSNQSPNSNNPAEYCSTIPPLQQIQSSGTLSSLPPTVMVPVGVPKTPGSEGSLTREQRRVCFADGILPNGEAAESPKPPATSPAPSRPLAISQCSNKSSTADSSEALSPAPAAPVGSPVGSYISLIPEDGLPPILISTGVKGGTGGHTTDYAVEEHPSEMVLIQQLEEGGPDPLVFVLNANLLAMVKLVNYVNRKCWYVTSKGMHAVGQAEVVVLLQCLPDEKSIPKDLFSHFVQLYQEALTGNVLTHLGHSFFTQSFLGSREHGGFLYVSPSFQSLQDLMLPNPPYLFGVLLQKWETPWAKVFPLRLMFRLGAEYRFYPCPLFSVRFRKPLFGETGHTIMNLLADFRNYQYTLSMVKGLVVDMEVKKTCIKIPSNRYNELMKAMNKSNEHVLAMGACFNERADSHLVCVQNDDGNYQTQAISIHHQPRKVTGACFFVFSGSLKAGHLAKTSIVEDGVMVQITGETMDALRQALRDMKDFSITCGLVDQEDRQEHVHIQWIEDDINFNKGVISPIDGKSMESITSVKIFQGSEFKANGKVIRWTEVFYLQSDDQAQPNGLSDPADHSRLTENVARAFCVALCPHLKLLKEDGMAKLSLRVTLDSEQVGYLAGSNGQPLLPRYLSDLDSTLIPVIHSGACQLSEGPVIMELVFYILEIIS